From the Chelonoidis abingdonii isolate Lonesome George chromosome 12, CheloAbing_2.0, whole genome shotgun sequence genome, one window contains:
- the LOC116830654 gene encoding E3 ubiquitin-protein ligase TRIM17-like isoform X1, translating into MATDNPLESLREEATCPICLEYFKDPVTIECGHNFCRACIAQCWEGSDTAVSCPQCRETGQQGNLRPNRQLANVVEIVKRLSLQTAKGAGEERVCGEHQETLKLFCEEDQTPICVICRESRAHRAHTVVPIREAAQEYKEKLQGALAPLRKELEEALALMSAEEEEITEWQGKVKTRREMIAGEFNKLHTLLREEEQLLLQRAWRRRRGRLCRDYRKNCHQTLSAKLLSAAADHRDRGEMSGTVVELLKDVKKHIEQE; encoded by the exons ATGGCTACAGACAACCCTTTGGAAAGTCTCCGGGAGGAAGCTACGTGCCCCATCTGTTTGGAGTATTTTAAGGACCCAGTGACTATAGAGTGTGGGCACAATTTCTGCCGAGCCTGCAtcgcccagtgctgggagggatccgATACAGCCgtctcctgccctcagtgcagagaaactggGCAACAGGGAAACCTCAGGCCGAACAGGCAGCTGGCAAATGTTGTAGAAATAGTCAAACGGCTGAGTTTACAGACAgcaaagggagcaggagaggagagggtgTGTGGGGAACACCAGGAGActctgaaactgttctgtgaagaggatCAAACCCCCATCTGTGTGATCTGCAGAGAGTCCCGGGCTCACCGCGCTCACACGGTGGTTCCCATACGGGAAGCTGCTCAGGAGTACAAG GAGAAACTCCAGGGAGCCCTGGCCCCTCTGAGGAAGGAGCTAGAAGAGGCCTTGGCTCTGATgtctgcagaggaggaggagatcacAGAGTGGCAG GGGAAAGTGAAGACTAGGAGAGAGATGATTGCAGGTGAATTTAACAAACTGCACACACTgctgagagaggaggagcagctgcttctgcagagagcctggaggaggaggagagggagactcTGCAGAGACTACAGGAAAAATTGTCACCAAACTCTCTCAGCAAAGctcctctctgcagcagctgatCACAGAGATCGAGGAGAAATGTCAGGAACAGTTGTGGAGCTGCTAAAG gATGTGAAAAAGCAcattgagcag GAGTGA
- the LOC116830654 gene encoding E3 ubiquitin-protein ligase TRIM17-like isoform X2: MATDNPLESLREEATCPICLEYFKDPVTIECGHNFCRACIAQCWEGSDTAVSCPQCRETGQQGNLRPNRQLANVVEIVKRLSLQTAKGAGEERVCGEHQETLKLFCEEDQTPICVICRESRAHRAHTVVPIREAAQEYKEKLQGALAPLRKELEEALALMSAEEEEITEWQGKVKNRREMIAGEFNQLHTLLREEEQLLLQSLEEEEEVRTLQRLRENVTKLPAKPSAQLDHRI; this comes from the exons ATGGCTACAGACAACCCTTTGGAAAGTCTCCGGGAGGAAGCTACGTGCCCCATCTGTTTGGAGTATTTTAAGGACCCAGTGACTATAGAGTGTGGGCACAATTTCTGCCGAGCCTGCAtcgcccagtgctgggagggatccgATACAGCCgtctcctgccctcagtgcagagaaactggGCAACAGGGAAACCTCAGGCCGAACAGGCAGCTGGCAAATGTTGTAGAAATAGTCAAACGGCTGAGTTTACAGACAgcaaagggagcaggagaggagagggtgTGTGGGGAACACCAGGAGActctgaaactgttctgtgaagaggatCAAACCCCCATCTGTGTGATCTGCAGAGAGTCCCGGGCTCACCGCGCTCACACGGTGGTTCCCATACGGGAAGCTGCTCAGGAGTACAAG GAGAAACTCCAGGGAGCCCTGGCCCCTCTGAGGAAGGAGCTAGAAGAGGCCTTGGCTCTGATgtctgcagaggaggaggagatcacAGAGTGGCAG GGGAAAGTGAAGAATAGGAGAGAGATGATTGCAGGTGAATTTAACCAACTGCACACACTgctgagagaggaggagcagctgcttctgcagagcctggaggaggaggaagaggtgaggACTCTGCAGAGACTAAGGGAAAATGTAACCAAACTCCCAGCAAAGCCCTCTGCACAGCTTGATCACAGAATCTAG